The proteins below are encoded in one region of Vespula pensylvanica isolate Volc-1 chromosome 4, ASM1446617v1, whole genome shotgun sequence:
- the LOC122628738 gene encoding palmitoyltransferase ZDHHC15B isoform X1 produces the protein MHIIDSINIMGKQSESCWWCVKILKWFPVIFILTIVVWSYYAFVVQLCYYRIENEVQKAFYLIFFHILFLLFLWSYWQTVFTDLVPVPDKFKIPEVEIEKLEQAETEEAIRQILERFAQDLPVTNRSIKGGIRFCEKCHLIKPDRAHHCSVCGTCVLKMDHHCPWVNNCVGFHNYKFFMLFLAYAFLYCIFLTATSLQYVIRFWKGELEGMGRFHLLFLFFAALMFAVSLNSLFFYHCYLVLHNRSTLEAFRPPMFLTGKDKDGFSLGKYNNFQEVFGDNARLWFLPVFTSLGNGVTYPVRSQQQGITNTYDSMGSTRNSFGDGVNFPEQLYNEDTHTLLGNGAQQWGDETELGSAPYMFQSGPIFIK, from the exons ATGCATATCatcgattcgataaatataatggGGAAGCAAAGTGAATCATGTTGGTGGTGTGTAAAAATTCTCAAATGGTTTCCAGTCATTTTCATCTTAACGATCGTTGTTTGGTCTTACTACGCATTCGTTGTGCAACTATGTTATT atagaatagaaaatgaagTTCAGAAag cATTCTATCTAATTTTCTTCCATATATTATTTCTGCTCTTCTTATGGTCTTATTGGCAAACGGTATTCACAGATTTAGTACCTGTCCCTGATAAg tttaaaATACCAGaggtagaaatagaaaaactcGAACAAGCAGAAACAGAAGAAGCTATTAGACAAATCTTGGAAAGATTTGCGCAAGATCTACCAGTAACAAATCGTAGTATCAAAGGAG gtatacgatTTTGTGAGAAATGTCACTTGATAAAGCCGGATCGAGCACATCATTGTAGCGTTTGTGGTACTTGTGTCTTAAAAATGGACCATCATTGCCCATGGGTAAACAACTGCGTAGGCTTCcacaattacaaattttttatgttgTTCTTGGCATATGCCTttctttattgtatatttctaaCAGCTACATCTTTACAATATGTTATACGCTTTTGGAAA gGAGAATTAGAAGGAATGGGTAGGTTTCACttgctcttcctcttttttgcTGCCTTAATGTTTGCAGTGAGccttaattctcttttcttttatcactgCTACCTTGTGCTACATAATAGATCAACATtag AAGCCTTCAGGCCTCCCATGTTTCTCACAGGAAAAGACAAAGATGGTTTTAGTcttggaaaatataataattttcaagaagTATTTGGCGATAATGCACGGCTCTGGTTCCTTCCTGTTTTTACTAG TCTTGGAAATGGTGTCACCTATCCAGTACGTTCGCAACAGCAGGGCATAACGAATACTTATGATTCCATGGGCAGTACTCGTAACAG TTTCGGAGATGGGGTAAACTTTCCCGAGCAGCTGTACAATGAAGATACTCATACTTTATTGGGAAATGGAGCCCAACAATGGGGTGATGAGACAGAACTTGGCTCCGCACCTTATATGTTTCAATCAG GTCCAATCTTTATCAAATGA
- the LOC122628738 gene encoding palmitoyltransferase ZDHHC2 isoform X4 — protein MHIIDSINIMGKQSESCWWCVKILKWFPVIFILTIVVWSYYAFVVQLCYYRIENEVQKAFYLIFFHILFLLFLWSYWQTVFTDLVPVPDKFKIPEVEIEKLEQAETEEAIRQILERFAQDLPVTNRSIKGGIRFCEKCHLIKPDRAHHCSVCGTCVLKMDHHCPWVNNCVGFHNYKFFMLFLAYAFLYCIFLTATSLQYVIRFWKGELEGMGRFHLLFLFFAALMFAVSLNSLFFYHCYLVLHNRSTLEAFRPPMFLTGKDKDGFSLGKYNNFQEVFGDNARLWFLPVFTSFGDGVNFPEQLYNEDTHTLLGNGAQQWGDETELGSAPYMFQSGPIFIK, from the exons ATGCATATCatcgattcgataaatataatggGGAAGCAAAGTGAATCATGTTGGTGGTGTGTAAAAATTCTCAAATGGTTTCCAGTCATTTTCATCTTAACGATCGTTGTTTGGTCTTACTACGCATTCGTTGTGCAACTATGTTATT atagaatagaaaatgaagTTCAGAAag cATTCTATCTAATTTTCTTCCATATATTATTTCTGCTCTTCTTATGGTCTTATTGGCAAACGGTATTCACAGATTTAGTACCTGTCCCTGATAAg tttaaaATACCAGaggtagaaatagaaaaactcGAACAAGCAGAAACAGAAGAAGCTATTAGACAAATCTTGGAAAGATTTGCGCAAGATCTACCAGTAACAAATCGTAGTATCAAAGGAG gtatacgatTTTGTGAGAAATGTCACTTGATAAAGCCGGATCGAGCACATCATTGTAGCGTTTGTGGTACTTGTGTCTTAAAAATGGACCATCATTGCCCATGGGTAAACAACTGCGTAGGCTTCcacaattacaaattttttatgttgTTCTTGGCATATGCCTttctttattgtatatttctaaCAGCTACATCTTTACAATATGTTATACGCTTTTGGAAA gGAGAATTAGAAGGAATGGGTAGGTTTCACttgctcttcctcttttttgcTGCCTTAATGTTTGCAGTGAGccttaattctcttttcttttatcactgCTACCTTGTGCTACATAATAGATCAACATtag AAGCCTTCAGGCCTCCCATGTTTCTCACAGGAAAAGACAAAGATGGTTTTAGTcttggaaaatataataattttcaagaagTATTTGGCGATAATGCACGGCTCTGGTTCCTTCCTGTTTTTACTAG TTTCGGAGATGGGGTAAACTTTCCCGAGCAGCTGTACAATGAAGATACTCATACTTTATTGGGAAATGGAGCCCAACAATGGGGTGATGAGACAGAACTTGGCTCCGCACCTTATATGTTTCAATCAG GTCCAATCTTTATCAAATGA
- the LOC122628738 gene encoding palmitoyltransferase ZDHHC2 isoform X5, protein MHIIDSINIMGKQSESCWWCVKILKWFPVIFILTIVVWSYYAFVVQLCYYRIENEVQKAFYLIFFHILFLLFLWSYWQTVFTDLVPVPDKFKIPEVEIEKLEQAETEEAIRQILERFAQDLPVTNRSIKGGIRFCEKCHLIKPDRAHHCSVCGTCVLKMDHHCPWVNNCVGFHNYKFFMLFLAYAFLYCIFLTATSLQYVIRFWKGELEGMGRFHLLFLFFAALMFAVSLNSLFFYHCYLVLHNRSTLEAFRPPMFLTGKDKDGFSLGKYNNFQEVFGDNARLWFLPVFTSLGNGVTYPVRSQQQGITNTYDSMGSTRNRFN, encoded by the exons ATGCATATCatcgattcgataaatataatggGGAAGCAAAGTGAATCATGTTGGTGGTGTGTAAAAATTCTCAAATGGTTTCCAGTCATTTTCATCTTAACGATCGTTGTTTGGTCTTACTACGCATTCGTTGTGCAACTATGTTATT atagaatagaaaatgaagTTCAGAAag cATTCTATCTAATTTTCTTCCATATATTATTTCTGCTCTTCTTATGGTCTTATTGGCAAACGGTATTCACAGATTTAGTACCTGTCCCTGATAAg tttaaaATACCAGaggtagaaatagaaaaactcGAACAAGCAGAAACAGAAGAAGCTATTAGACAAATCTTGGAAAGATTTGCGCAAGATCTACCAGTAACAAATCGTAGTATCAAAGGAG gtatacgatTTTGTGAGAAATGTCACTTGATAAAGCCGGATCGAGCACATCATTGTAGCGTTTGTGGTACTTGTGTCTTAAAAATGGACCATCATTGCCCATGGGTAAACAACTGCGTAGGCTTCcacaattacaaattttttatgttgTTCTTGGCATATGCCTttctttattgtatatttctaaCAGCTACATCTTTACAATATGTTATACGCTTTTGGAAA gGAGAATTAGAAGGAATGGGTAGGTTTCACttgctcttcctcttttttgcTGCCTTAATGTTTGCAGTGAGccttaattctcttttcttttatcactgCTACCTTGTGCTACATAATAGATCAACATtag AAGCCTTCAGGCCTCCCATGTTTCTCACAGGAAAAGACAAAGATGGTTTTAGTcttggaaaatataataattttcaagaagTATTTGGCGATAATGCACGGCTCTGGTTCCTTCCTGTTTTTACTAG TCTTGGAAATGGTGTCACCTATCCAGTACGTTCGCAACAGCAGGGCATAACGAATACTTATGATTCCATGGGCAGTACTCGTAACAG aTTCAACTAG
- the LOC122628738 gene encoding palmitoyltransferase ZDHHC2 isoform X3 produces the protein MHIIDSINIMGKQSESCWWCVKILKWFPVIFILTIVVWSYYAFVVQLCYYRIENEVQKAFYLIFFHILFLLFLWSYWQTVFTDLVPVPDKFKIPEVEIEKLEQAETEEAIRQILERFAQDLPVTNRSIKGGIRFCEKCHLIKPDRAHHCSVCGTCVLKMDHHCPWVNNCVGFHNYKFFMLFLAYAFLYCIFLTATSLQYVIRFWKGELEGMGRFHLLFLFFAALMFAVSLNSLFFYHCYLVLHNRSTLEAFRPPMFLTGKDKDGFSLGKYNNFQEVFGDNARLWFLPVFTSLGNGVTYPVRSQQQGITNTYDSMGSTRNSTAIIPHAVNANQPLVDTTEIV, from the exons ATGCATATCatcgattcgataaatataatggGGAAGCAAAGTGAATCATGTTGGTGGTGTGTAAAAATTCTCAAATGGTTTCCAGTCATTTTCATCTTAACGATCGTTGTTTGGTCTTACTACGCATTCGTTGTGCAACTATGTTATT atagaatagaaaatgaagTTCAGAAag cATTCTATCTAATTTTCTTCCATATATTATTTCTGCTCTTCTTATGGTCTTATTGGCAAACGGTATTCACAGATTTAGTACCTGTCCCTGATAAg tttaaaATACCAGaggtagaaatagaaaaactcGAACAAGCAGAAACAGAAGAAGCTATTAGACAAATCTTGGAAAGATTTGCGCAAGATCTACCAGTAACAAATCGTAGTATCAAAGGAG gtatacgatTTTGTGAGAAATGTCACTTGATAAAGCCGGATCGAGCACATCATTGTAGCGTTTGTGGTACTTGTGTCTTAAAAATGGACCATCATTGCCCATGGGTAAACAACTGCGTAGGCTTCcacaattacaaattttttatgttgTTCTTGGCATATGCCTttctttattgtatatttctaaCAGCTACATCTTTACAATATGTTATACGCTTTTGGAAA gGAGAATTAGAAGGAATGGGTAGGTTTCACttgctcttcctcttttttgcTGCCTTAATGTTTGCAGTGAGccttaattctcttttcttttatcactgCTACCTTGTGCTACATAATAGATCAACATtag AAGCCTTCAGGCCTCCCATGTTTCTCACAGGAAAAGACAAAGATGGTTTTAGTcttggaaaatataataattttcaagaagTATTTGGCGATAATGCACGGCTCTGGTTCCTTCCTGTTTTTACTAG TCTTGGAAATGGTGTCACCTATCCAGTACGTTCGCAACAGCAGGGCATAACGAATACTTATGATTCCATGGGCAGTACTCGTAACAG CACTGCCATAATACCTCATGCTGTAAATGCCAATCAACCACTGGTGGATACAACAGAAATTGTTTGA
- the LOC122628738 gene encoding palmitoyltransferase ZDHHC15B isoform X2, whose product MHIIDSINIMGKQSESCWWCVKILKWFPVIFILTIVVWSYYAFVVQLCYYRIENEVQKAFYLIFFHILFLLFLWSYWQTVFTDLVPVPDKFKIPEVEIEKLEQAETEEAIRQILERFAQDLPVTNRSIKGGIRFCEKCHLIKPDRAHHCSVCGTCVLKMDHHCPWVNNCVGFHNYKFFMLFLAYAFLYCIFLTATSLQYVIRFWKGELEGMGRFHLLFLFFAALMFAVSLNSLFFYHCYLVLHNRSTLEAFRPPMFLTGKDKDGFSLGKYNNFQEVFGDNARLWFLPVFTSLGNGVTYPVRSQQQGITNTYDSMGSTRNRSNLYQMNLVREATILVLGTGTAIIPHAVNANQPLVDTTEIV is encoded by the exons ATGCATATCatcgattcgataaatataatggGGAAGCAAAGTGAATCATGTTGGTGGTGTGTAAAAATTCTCAAATGGTTTCCAGTCATTTTCATCTTAACGATCGTTGTTTGGTCTTACTACGCATTCGTTGTGCAACTATGTTATT atagaatagaaaatgaagTTCAGAAag cATTCTATCTAATTTTCTTCCATATATTATTTCTGCTCTTCTTATGGTCTTATTGGCAAACGGTATTCACAGATTTAGTACCTGTCCCTGATAAg tttaaaATACCAGaggtagaaatagaaaaactcGAACAAGCAGAAACAGAAGAAGCTATTAGACAAATCTTGGAAAGATTTGCGCAAGATCTACCAGTAACAAATCGTAGTATCAAAGGAG gtatacgatTTTGTGAGAAATGTCACTTGATAAAGCCGGATCGAGCACATCATTGTAGCGTTTGTGGTACTTGTGTCTTAAAAATGGACCATCATTGCCCATGGGTAAACAACTGCGTAGGCTTCcacaattacaaattttttatgttgTTCTTGGCATATGCCTttctttattgtatatttctaaCAGCTACATCTTTACAATATGTTATACGCTTTTGGAAA gGAGAATTAGAAGGAATGGGTAGGTTTCACttgctcttcctcttttttgcTGCCTTAATGTTTGCAGTGAGccttaattctcttttcttttatcactgCTACCTTGTGCTACATAATAGATCAACATtag AAGCCTTCAGGCCTCCCATGTTTCTCACAGGAAAAGACAAAGATGGTTTTAGTcttggaaaatataataattttcaagaagTATTTGGCGATAATGCACGGCTCTGGTTCCTTCCTGTTTTTACTAG TCTTGGAAATGGTGTCACCTATCCAGTACGTTCGCAACAGCAGGGCATAACGAATACTTATGATTCCATGGGCAGTACTCGTAACAG GTCCAATCTTTATCAAATGAATTTGGTAAGAGAAGCCACGATTTTGGTACTTGGTACAGG CACTGCCATAATACCTCATGCTGTAAATGCCAATCAACCACTGGTGGATACAACAGAAATTGTTTGA
- the LOC122628738 gene encoding palmitoyltransferase ZDHHC2 isoform X6, protein MHIIDSINIMGKQSESCWWCVKILKWFPVIFILTIVVWSYYAFVVQLCYYRIENEVQKAFYLIFFHILFLLFLWSYWQTVFTDLVPVPDKFKIPEVEIEKLEQAETEEAIRQILERFAQDLPVTNRSIKGGIRFCEKCHLIKPDRAHHCSVCGTCVLKMDHHCPWVNNCVGFHNYKFFMLFLAYAFLYCIFLTATSLQYVIRFWKGELEGMGRFHLLFLFFAALMFAVSLNSLFFYHCYLVLHNRSTLEAFRPPMFLTGKDKDGFSLGKYNNFQEVFGDNARLWFLPVFTSTAIIPHAVNANQPLVDTTEIV, encoded by the exons ATGCATATCatcgattcgataaatataatggGGAAGCAAAGTGAATCATGTTGGTGGTGTGTAAAAATTCTCAAATGGTTTCCAGTCATTTTCATCTTAACGATCGTTGTTTGGTCTTACTACGCATTCGTTGTGCAACTATGTTATT atagaatagaaaatgaagTTCAGAAag cATTCTATCTAATTTTCTTCCATATATTATTTCTGCTCTTCTTATGGTCTTATTGGCAAACGGTATTCACAGATTTAGTACCTGTCCCTGATAAg tttaaaATACCAGaggtagaaatagaaaaactcGAACAAGCAGAAACAGAAGAAGCTATTAGACAAATCTTGGAAAGATTTGCGCAAGATCTACCAGTAACAAATCGTAGTATCAAAGGAG gtatacgatTTTGTGAGAAATGTCACTTGATAAAGCCGGATCGAGCACATCATTGTAGCGTTTGTGGTACTTGTGTCTTAAAAATGGACCATCATTGCCCATGGGTAAACAACTGCGTAGGCTTCcacaattacaaattttttatgttgTTCTTGGCATATGCCTttctttattgtatatttctaaCAGCTACATCTTTACAATATGTTATACGCTTTTGGAAA gGAGAATTAGAAGGAATGGGTAGGTTTCACttgctcttcctcttttttgcTGCCTTAATGTTTGCAGTGAGccttaattctcttttcttttatcactgCTACCTTGTGCTACATAATAGATCAACATtag AAGCCTTCAGGCCTCCCATGTTTCTCACAGGAAAAGACAAAGATGGTTTTAGTcttggaaaatataataattttcaagaagTATTTGGCGATAATGCACGGCTCTGGTTCCTTCCTGTTTTTACTAG CACTGCCATAATACCTCATGCTGTAAATGCCAATCAACCACTGGTGGATACAACAGAAATTGTTTGA
- the LOC122628736 gene encoding vacuole membrane protein 1-like produces MTSSFEDSLFKDYVVIDMHFDDYKEIQLEKMVESTTAVQRAKNSASTNGAQWTTSEKISSTVTHQESNCVQHNEVCTDADNLTLWQHPITTLNYFFRELLLDILSLGKKTLRYKRTVWSTISLVALFLLLSRISGPQQEMFKAWEAKVIWWLYWVGLGVLSSVGLGTGLHTFVLYLGPHIAAVTMAAYECGSLNFPEPPYPDQIVCPTMIDPLWTAGILNIMRKVRVEAMFWGAGTALGELPPYFMARAARTSRQNNKNDEAGQDDLKELEALEALENGEDVPLVMRLKLTMKHFVQKAGFWGILACASIPNPLFDLAGLTCGHYLIPFWTFFGATLIGKAVIKMHIQQLAVIIAFNEELLDKFISLLAIVPFVGSHFQEPLKKYLIEQKQKLHSKKSMDGTTTISWLFDKFVILMVCYFLVTIIHALARNHHRRRVKSSTD; encoded by the exons ATGACTAGTTCTTTTGAGGACAGTCTTTTTAAAGATTACGTGGTTATCGACATGCATTTCGACGATTATAAggaa aTTCAACTAGAAAAGATGGTTGAAAGTACGACAGCTGTTCAACGTGCTAAGAATTCTGCATCCACTAATGGGGCACAATGGACTACAAGTGAAAAAATATCATCCACAGTAACGCATCAAGAATCAAATTGTGTACAGCATAATGAAGTGTGTACAGATGCAGATAATTTAACATTATGGCAACATCCAATCACCACATTAAACTATTTCTTTCGAGAACTGTTACTCGATATACTCTCTTtaggaaagaaaacattacGGTATAAGCGAACTGTATGGAGTACAATTTCGCTCGTAgcattatttttgttattaagtAGAATTTCAGGACCACAGCAAGAA ATGTTTAAAGCATGGGAAGCAAAAGTTATATGGTGGTTGTACTGGGTAGGTTTGGGTGTATTGTCTAGTGTAGGTCTTGGTACCGGTTTACACACTTTTGTGCTTTATTTGGGACCTCATATAGCAGCCGTTACAATGGCAGCATACGAGTGTGGATCTTTAAATTTTCCTGAACCACCATATCCAGATCAAATAGTATGTCCAACGATGATTGATCCATTATGGACAGCgggtatattaaatattatgagaAAAGTACGGGTAGAGGCTATGTTCTGGGGTGCTGGTACCGCACTTGGTGAATTGCCACCATATTTTATGGCCAGAGCTGCGAGAACAAGtcgacaaaataataaaaatgatgaagcTGGCCAAGATGATTTGAAGGAATTAGAAGCTTTAGAGGCATTAGAAAACGGTGAAGATGTGCCATTAGTAATGCGTTTGAAATTAACTATGAAACACTTTGTTCAAAAAGCTGGTTTCTGGGGTATTTTGGCTTGTGCATCG attCCTAATCCATTATTTGATCTTGCTGGTTTGACTTGTGGACATTATCTCATTCCATTTTGGACATTTTTTGGTGCAACGCTTATAGGAAAAGCAGTTATTAAAATGCACATACAACAGCTAGCAGTGATTATAGCTTTTAACGAAGAGcttttagataaatttattagccTATTGGCAATTGTGCCCTTTGTCGGTTCGCATTTTCAAGAACCACTTAAGAAGTACCTTATTgaacaaaaacagaaattaCATAGTAAAAAATCAATG gaTGGAACAACAACGATTTCTTGgctttttgataaatttgtaatattgatGGTGTGCTATTTTCTAGTGACAATTATTCATGCATTAGCTCGAAATCATCACCGTAGACGCGTAAAATCTTCTACAGACTGA